A region of Pseudorasbora parva isolate DD20220531a chromosome 14, ASM2467924v1, whole genome shotgun sequence DNA encodes the following proteins:
- the LOC137039408 gene encoding uncharacterized protein, whose translation MERASFPVVTRDSCSGNSEQRRRSSIEGEPALRRLAPPPSDSRHDMDEATGARRSVRLARKQPLSYVLLAKGLGRAPRGGHTGPPVAQSAAVCLSSPVPDNSHTGQGERGGFFSHPDSTQVAQSAVAGRDNPSVVCPAVVPPPPHRPIVLSERGDLSPTPGQGSSLGLARERTNLSALGRPPRVVATIQNARAVSTRSLYGCKWQVFDEWCDGRGLTSYQCSVADILCFLQDLMDKGRSFSTIKVYLAAISACHVGFEGSTVGQHSLIRRFMKGARRSLPVIRRTIPEWDLSMVLEALSQFPFEPLGNIPLKLLSFKTALLLALASAKRVSELHALSVHPSCINFSLGGDKVFLKPNPAFMPKCFPAFTSEVLELSAFHPPPFSSAEDQRLNALCPVRALQTYVSRTSAFRKSDQLFVSWAPPRKGDPLSKQRLSHWLVDAIILAYESKGVQPPGNIRAHSTRGLAASWALFRGVSLQDICSAASWASPHTFVRYYRLDVTRTSVAHSVLGVGSS comes from the coding sequence ATGGAGCGGGCGAGTTTTCCTGTCGTTACGCGCGACTCATGTTCCGGGAATTCTGAACAGAGGCGCAGATCTTCTATCGAGGGGGAACCCGCTCTTCGGAGATTGGCACCTCCACCCTCAGATAGTAGACATGACATGGATGAGGCTACGGGCGCCCGTAGATCTGTTCGCCTCGCGCGAAAACAGCCATTGTCCTATGTTCTTCTCGCTAAAGGACTTGGACGCGCCCCTCGAGGTGGACACACTGGCCCACCCGTGGCCCAGAGTGCTGCTGTATGCCTTTCCTCCCCTGTGCCTGATAATTCTCACACTGGCCAGGGCGAGAGAGGGGGGTTTTTCTCTCATCCTGATAGCACCCAGGTGGCCCAAAGCGCCGTGGCTGGCAGAGATAATCCCTCTGTTGTATGCCCAGCCGTGGTGCCTCCCCCTCCGCACAGACCTATTGTCTTAAGCGAACGGGGAGATTTATCACCCACACCCGGACAGGGTAGCTCTCTGGGCTTGGCCCGTGAGAGGACGAACCTAAGCGCGTTAGGGCGTCCCCCGCGCGTGGTGGCTACTATACAGAATGCCAGGGCCGTTTCTACACGGTCCTTGTATGGCTGTAAGTGGCAGGTGTTCGATGAGTGGTGTGATGGGCGGGGTCTCACGTCATATCAGTGCTCAGTCGCTGATATCTTGTGTTTCCTCCAAGACCTTATGGATAAGGGCAGGTCTTTTTCCACTATTAAGGTCTATCTggcagctatctctgcttgtcaTGTGGGTTTTGAGGGCTCAACGGTTGGGCAGCATTCTCTAATCCGCAGATTTATGAAGGGCGCCCGTCGCTCGTTGCCAGTCATTAGGAGAACGATCCCTGAATGGGACCTCTCCATGGTGCTGGAAGCTCTGTCTCAATTCCCTTTTGAGCCTCTGGGGAATATTCCCCTGAAGTTGCTGTCCTTCAAAACAGCCTTGCTCTTGGCCTTGGCGTCAGCCAAACGTGTCAGTGAGTTACATGCACTCTCGGTCCACCCCTCGTGCATCAATTTCTCTCTGGGTGGAGATAAGGTTTTCCTCAAGCCTAATCCAGCATTCATGCCGAAATGTTTCCCTGCGTTCACATCGGAGGTGTTGGAGCTATCCGCTTTTCACCCTCCGCCCTTTTCCTCCGCGGAGGATCAGAGGCTAAATGCCCTGTGTCCAGTCCGTGCGTTACAAACGTATGTGTCTAGGACCAGCGCGTTCCGGAAGAGTGACCAACTCTTCGTTTCATGGGCTCCTCCTCGCAAAGGGGATCCCCTGTCTAAACAACGCCTCTCACATTGGCTTGTGGACGCTATAATCTTGGCATATGAATCAAAGGGAGTGCAACCCCCAGGGAACATCAGAGCTCATTCCACGAGGGGCTTGGCCGCCTCTTGGGCTCTGTTCAGGGGAGTATCACTGCAGGACATCTGTTCTGCGGCCagttgggcttctccccatacgTTTGTGCGTTACTACAGGCTGGATGTCACCAGAACCTCAGTAGCACATTCGGTCTTGGGGGTGGGGTCTTCCTAA